The Amblyomma americanum isolate KBUSLIRL-KWMA chromosome 3, ASM5285725v1, whole genome shotgun sequence genome window below encodes:
- the LOC144123757 gene encoding uncharacterized protein LOC144123757, producing the protein MIGAQEDFCISNDDAVFLKFMKLYQDLTFSLLAVLFQVHRTTASNLFRESIVILASILKHAVFWPEKACVVTCLTTYFKEYKDTRMVLDCTEIEIERPKDLTSRLLTFSHYKRTYTAKVLMSETPGGLISYIGPAYGGKASDTYITKHCKVLDKCMPHVDSVMVDKGFLISELCREKNVKMITPPFLMEKQLTTEEAKNNQSIASARVHVERAIQRMKLFRILRNRFNLDLLPYIDNILIVIAGTVNLSKPLFKDTKFLFRS; encoded by the exons atgattggtgctcaggaaga CTTCTGTATAAGCAATGATGACGCTGTCTTCTTAAAATTCATGAAGTTGTATCAGGATCTAACTTTCTCACTGCTAGCCGTGCTGTTTCAAGTTCACCGCACAACTGCGTCTAACTTGTTCAGAGAGTCCATTGTGATCCTGGCCAGCATTTTAAAGCACGCAGTATTTTGGCCAGAAAAGGCCTGCGTGGTCACCTGCCTCACAACTTACTTCAAGGAGTACAAGGACACGAGAATGGTGCTCGACTGTACAGAAATAGAAATTGAGCGGCCAAAAGACCTCACCTCGCGGCTGCTAACATTCAGCCATTACAAACGTACCTACACTGCAAAGGTGCTGATGAGCGAGACTCCAGGCGGTCTAATTAGCTATATAGGCCCAGCATATGGTGGGAAAGCATCGGATACATATATCACAAAACACTGCAAAGTGCTCGACAAGTGTATGCCACATGTTGACAGCGTCATGGTCGATAAAGGATTTCTTATCAGTGAACTCTGTAGAGAAAAAAATGTCAAAATGATCACACCTCCCTTTCTTATGGAAAAACAGCTGACAACAGAGGAGGCAAAAAATAATCAGTCGATCGCAAGTGCTCGTGTGCATGTAGAAAGAGCCATCCAAAGAATGAAACTCTTTCGTATTTTGAGAAATAGGTTCAATCTCGACCTTCTGCCATACATAGACAACATTCTCATAGTAATTGCTGGCACAGTGAACCTATCGAAGCCTTTGTTTAAGGATACCAAGTTCCTCTTCCGCTCGTAG